GAGAAGTTATTAGAATTTATTTTAAAAAGTAATATAAAATTATTTTCAATTACAGACCATGATACTATTGAGAATAGTATCAAAATGTTTCATAGAGTTCCAGATAATATCAACTATGTTATAGGTACAGAAATCTCATGTACTTATGATATGGAAGAATACCACATAACTGCCTATGATTTTGATTATAGAAACAGCAAGTTAAATGGTCTTATTGAGTTTAATCAAATTCGAAGAAAAGAATTTAATAGGAAGATTATCGAATTTGTAAAGGAAATAGATAAAATAACAGATATTACAGACTACTTTTTATATAAATATGATCGCAATAGAGGTGGATGGGAATCTTTAAACTATTTACTAGATAAAAATATAGTCGGGAATCTCAAGGAATATTTTGAAATTGTAAAATTGAGTAATAAAAAAATACGTTTTAAGAGCCCTCAAG
Above is a genomic segment from Alkaliphilus oremlandii OhILAs containing:
- a CDS encoding PHP domain-containing protein produces the protein MDRKDQYQVDMHIHTTASDGTWTMEKLLEFILKSNIKLFSITDHDTIENSIKMFHRVPDNINYVIGTEISCTYDMEEYHITAYDFDYRNSKLNGLIEFNQIRRKEFNRKIIEFVKEIDKITDITDYFLYKYDRNRGGWESLNYLLDKNIVGNLKEYFEIVKLSNKKIRFKSPQEVIDIIKDAGGHPFLAHPSAYKNGGKLPAEVLKEWKAYGISGIECFSPYLRNIEDGNYYVKFCNENNLMISAGSDCHGEFNNRALGIPKVGVDEIRLDFMKNI